Proteins encoded within one genomic window of Oncorhynchus masou masou isolate Uvic2021 chromosome 1, UVic_Omas_1.1, whole genome shotgun sequence:
- the LOC135557648 gene encoding histamine H3 receptor-like — protein sequence MQPESLLLGAGTSMAVTSHWKSNEMLNWSVVTQGNATALGDMEMPGNPRSQYGQFSPSTSVFLAVLMSLLVFATVLGNALVILAFAVEKSLRTQGNFFFLNLAIADLLVGGFCIPAYIPYVITGEWRLGRGLCKIWLVVDYTLCTASVFNIVLISFDRFISVTRAVSYRCQKGVTREAVLKMLSVWLAAFLLYGPAIIIWEYIAGSSVVPDKECHAEFYFNWYFLMTASTVEFFTPFVTVMYFNISIYINIRRRNQVRDEQPVEGPGDCEMEALKAGVQHVFFVRPVEGEAQRIPDNAARLGGILSTAKVSAVTGNSNHETSKDSTILDLPPLQVGDVVQHSRRTRFQSAEPSFSKQRSQSEVAASRFRLSKDKKVAKSLAVIVCVFGLCWAPYTLLMIIRAACHAQCVQHYLYEISFWLLWVNSSINPVLYPLCHTSFRKAFRKLLCTTKIKIQPQYMEQMY from the exons ATGCAACCCGAATCTTTATTACTGGGTGCTGGAACTTCCATGGCCGTCACTTCGCATTGGAAATCGAATGAGATGCTCAACTGGTCTGTGGTTACCCAGGGAAACGCCACGGCGCTTGGTGATATGGAGATGCCTGGGAACCCACGTTCGCAATATGGACAATTCTCTCCGTCTACCTCCGTGTTCTTGGCCGTGCTCATGTCGCTTCTTGTCTTCGCCACTGTGCTCGGCAACGCGCTTGTAATATTAGCCTTTGCGGTGGAGAAAAGTTTGCGAACTCAAGGGAACTTTTTCTTTTTGAATTTGGCCATAGCCGATTTACTCGTTG GAGGCTTTTGTATTCCTGCGTATATCCCCTATGTCATTACCGGGGAGTGGAGGCTCGGACGAGGTCTGTGCAAGATATGGCTGGTGGTGGACTATACTTTATGCACTGCATCAGTGTTCAACATCGTCCTGATCAGCTTCGACAGATTTATATCTGTCACACGAGCC GTGAGCTACAGGTGTCAGAAAGGTGTCACCCGGGAGGCTGTTCTGAAGATGCTGAGTGTGTGGCTGGCTGCTTTCCTACTCTATGGGCCAGCGATCATTATCTGGGAATACATCGCTGGTAGTAGCGTGGTGCCCGACAAAGAGTGCCACGCAGAGTTTTACTTCAACTGGTATTTCTTGATGACGGCATCCACTGTTGAGTTTTTCACCCCCTTTGTTACTGTCATGTACTTCAACATCAGCATCTACATCAACATCAGGAGGCGGAACCAGGTGAGGGATGAGCAGCCTGTCGAGGGGCCTGGGGACTGTGAGATGGAGGCCCTCAAAGCTGGAGTTCAGCATGTATTCTTCGTCAGACCAGTGGAAGGTGAAGCCCAAAGGATCCCAGACAATGCTGCCAGGTTAGGAGGTATTCTATCTACTGCTAAAGTGTCAGCAGTAACTGGGAACAGCAACCATGAGACAAGTAAGGACAGCACGATTCTGGACCTTCCTCCACTGCAAGTGGGTGATGTGGTCCAGCATTCCAGGAGGACGCGGTTCCAGTCAGCGGAGCCCTCGTTCAGTAAACAGCGCAGCCAATCTGAAGTAGCTGCCAGTCGTTTTCGTCTCTCAAAGGACAAGAAGGTTGCCAAGTCCCTggcagtgattgtgtgtgtgtttggcctgTGCTGGGCTCCCTACACACTGTTAATGATCATTCGTGCAGCATGTCATGCCCAATGTGTCCAGCACTACCTGTATGAAATCTCCTTCTGGTTACTTTGGGTCAACTCCTCCATCAATCCTGTCCTTTACCCGCTGTGTCATACCAGCTTCAGAAAGGCTTTCAGAAAACTGCTTTGTACCACCAAGATTAAAATTCAGCCACAGTATATGGAACAAATGTATTAA